One segment of Brassica napus cultivar Da-Ae chromosome C3, Da-Ae, whole genome shotgun sequence DNA contains the following:
- the LOC106384363 gene encoding uncharacterized protein At4g02000-like — MYRGTGSQATRRHDGLPKRRPHEEEEEIIRVPAFDNSNLIEKFKRTLIGRMFHSDGRSVEALLKHMPKRRIWDVEGRVRGTNLGNNKFLFDFDKEEDLEKVLQKRPCHFNRWSFALEKWTPTIKEEFPNAIPFWANVIGVPIHYRKQETLESVGKALGTFVKADVEGSKVRVLVDGDRPLKFECKVGFDNGDVVKVTIQYEDLYRYCFSCKRLPHEEGTCPDLNDEQREGNRLSRIAQHDLEEHATREAFSQPQRPRAGTEKEIHDTRSRGQELRRAEANPTEI, encoded by the coding sequence ATGTATCGTGGGACTGGATCACAAGCAACGAGAAGGCATGACGGGTTGCCTAAACGTCGACCCcatgaggaagaagaggagatcATTAGGGTTCCAGCCTTTGACAACTCAAATCTGATTGAAAAATTCAAACGAACCTTAATTGGCAGAATGTTCCACTCGGATGGAAGAAGTGTAGAAGCGCTGCTTAAACATATGCCCAAGCGTAGGATTTGGGATGTGGAAGGCCGGGTTCGGGGAACAAACCTAGGGAATAATAAGTTCCTTTTCGATTTTGACAAGGAAGAAGATCTCGAGAAAGTCTTACAGAAACGACCATGTCATTTCAATAGATGGAGCTTTGCACTCGAAAAATGGACACCAACAATCAAGGAAGAGTTCCCAAATGCGATCCCCTTTTGGGCAAATGTGATCGGGGTTCCGATACACTACAGGAAACAAGAAACCTTGGAAAGTGTGGGGAAAGCATTAGGAACGTTCGTTAAGGCGGATGTGGAAGGAAGCAAGGTACGAGTACTGGTTGATGGTGATAGGCCTTTGAAGTTTGAATGCAAGGTTGGTTTCGACAACGGAGACGTCGTTAAGGTGACAATCCAATATGAAGACCTTTATCGTTATTGTTTCTCTTGCAAGAGATTACCGCACGAAGAAGGCACCTGCCCGGACCTAAATGATGAACAAAGAGAGGGGAACCGCTTATCAAGAATTGCACAGCATGACTTAGAGGAACACGCTACTAGGGAAGCCTTTTCCCAACCTCAACGTCCGAGAGCCGGAACAGAAAAGGAGATTCACGATACAAGAAGTAGGGGACAAGAGCTCCGACGTGCTGAAGCCAACCCCACGGAAATTTGA